In Emys orbicularis isolate rEmyOrb1 chromosome 12, rEmyOrb1.hap1, whole genome shotgun sequence, one genomic interval encodes:
- the TP53RK gene encoding EKC/KEOPS complex subunit TP53RK, producing the protein MDGGGGEAGACAVSPPALQGLQLVQQGAEARLYRGQFLGRAAVVKLRFPKRYRHPALEERLSRRRTAQEARSLLRCRRAGISAPVVYFVDYVSNCIYLEDIVESTTVRDYITSVQQSGKDTSNLFLLAEKIGEVLARMHDEDLIHGDLTTSNMLLRPPVEELDLVLIDFGLSFISGLPEDKGVDLYVLEKAFLSTHPNTDTLFEALLKKYSAKSKKSSLVIKKLDEVRLRGRKRSMVG; encoded by the exons ATGGACGGTGGGGGAGGCGAGGCGGGAGCGTGCGCGGTGTCTCCCCCGGCgctgcaggggctgcagctggtgcagcagggggcCGAGGCGCGGCTCTATCGGGGACAGTTCCTGGGCCGGGCGGCGGTGGTCAAGCTCCGCTTTCCCAAGCGCTACCGGCACCCGGCGCTGGAGGAGCGGCTGAGCCGGCGGCGGACGGCGCAGGAGGCCCGCTCCTTGCTGCGCTGCCGCCGGGCAG GGATTTCTGCACCAGTCGTTTACTTTGTGGATTATGTCTCCAACTGTATATATCTTGAAGATATCGTAGAATCAACTACAGTTCGGGATTATATAACTTCTGTACAGCAAAGTGGAAAGGATACCAGCAACCTCTTTCTCTTAGCAGAAAAGATAGGTGAGGTTTTGGCACGAATGCATGATGAGGATCTTATCCATGGAGATCTTACAACTTCCAACATGCTTTTGCGACCACCAGTAGAAGAGCTGGACCTGGTGCTGATAGATTTTGGACTGAGTTTTATTTCTGGTCTTCCTGAGGATAAAGGAGTTGATTTGTATGTTTTGGAGAAAGCTTTTCTGAGTACTCATCCAAACACAGACACACTGTTTGAAGCCCTGCTGAAGAAGTACTCTGCCAAATCTAAAAAATCAAGTCTAGTGATCAAAAAGCTGGATGAAGTACGACTAAGGGGAAGAAAGAGATCCATGGTTGGATAG